From a single Bacillus sp. BGMRC 2118 genomic region:
- a CDS encoding YpzG family protein: MSYKDHLDPHSQLFHHNWTRPKHQNSQVNGHTQVSRSTLLARGNAKAHRMF; encoded by the coding sequence ATGAGCTATAAAGATCATTTAGATCCACATTCTCAACTGTTTCACCACAATTGGACACGCCCTAAGCATCAAAACTCTCAGGTTAATGGACACACACAAGTGTCTCGTTCAACTCTTTTAGCGAGAGGAAATGCAAAGGCTCATAGAATGTTTTAG
- a CDS encoding diguanylate cyclase: MSITVRTYFVLILSIFVIVLTTFLTFTISNETTTTMEESVGEALSNDAKQMADNLDQFMWARYGEITLLKELEILKNPENIKEVDKLLNELQTNFPSFSWVGYTDQNGVVQAATDQILVGQNISERPVFKEARNQTFIGDVHEAVLLAKLLPNSTGEPLKFVDISTPIFNEQNEFVGVLAAHMSWTWTKEVSQSLLKTTSQQKDKTDVLIISKIDNSILLGPDELLGKKLDLHAVEKAQSGENDWAIEKWPDGKHYLMGYALADGMLNYPGLDWSVIVRQPEAIAFHSSEQLKSNVIVLGLLSTLLFAVIGWYLAGIISNPLRKIATTADLLRKGEKVEIPYNKGLRDIEILSTSLRDLIATLTKTESELGKMEQLAQRDKLTGLPNRLSLELYLNKLNPNKTYSFLYIDLDGFKSVNDKLGHHHGDVLLQLVANRLKKSIRENEHVFRLGGDEFVTIIETNNAQEHSHTVGNRIIQSLNEPFTIEGSKVQIGCSIGCAFYPIDDIDPHQVLRYADEALYRSKDTGKNKISFYIS; encoded by the coding sequence ATGTCGATTACAGTAAGAACTTACTTTGTATTAATATTATCCATATTTGTTATTGTCTTAACAACTTTCTTAACATTTACAATTAGTAATGAGACAACGACGACAATGGAAGAGTCAGTTGGTGAAGCGTTGTCAAATGATGCTAAGCAAATGGCAGACAACCTAGATCAGTTTATGTGGGCACGATACGGAGAGATTACTCTTCTAAAGGAGTTAGAGATACTAAAAAATCCAGAGAATATTAAAGAAGTGGATAAATTGTTAAATGAACTACAAACAAACTTTCCATCGTTTTCATGGGTTGGTTATACAGATCAGAACGGGGTTGTTCAGGCTGCGACAGACCAAATACTAGTCGGTCAAAATATTTCTGAGCGCCCTGTGTTCAAGGAAGCAAGAAATCAGACTTTTATTGGGGATGTTCATGAAGCTGTTCTGTTAGCTAAATTGCTACCGAATTCTACAGGAGAGCCGTTAAAGTTTGTTGATATAAGTACTCCAATTTTCAATGAACAAAATGAATTTGTAGGTGTTCTAGCTGCGCACATGAGTTGGACATGGACCAAAGAAGTTAGTCAATCGTTGTTGAAGACAACTTCACAACAAAAGGATAAAACAGATGTTCTAATAATTAGTAAAATTGATAATTCAATATTACTTGGTCCAGATGAGTTACTTGGGAAAAAGCTAGATCTCCATGCAGTGGAAAAAGCACAATCCGGGGAAAATGATTGGGCGATTGAGAAATGGCCGGATGGAAAACATTATTTAATGGGGTATGCATTAGCAGATGGAATGTTGAATTACCCTGGGTTAGATTGGTCTGTCATTGTCAGGCAGCCTGAAGCAATTGCATTTCATTCTTCAGAGCAGTTGAAGTCAAATGTAATTGTATTAGGTTTATTATCTACCCTGCTCTTTGCCGTAATAGGTTGGTACTTAGCAGGTATTATCTCAAACCCTCTAAGGAAGATTGCAACAACGGCTGACCTTCTTAGAAAAGGAGAAAAGGTTGAGATTCCTTATAACAAAGGATTACGAGACATTGAAATACTTTCTACATCGCTAAGAGACCTTATCGCGACACTAACCAAAACAGAATCTGAATTAGGGAAAATGGAGCAACTTGCACAGCGTGATAAATTGACTGGTTTACCAAATCGACTATCACTGGAGCTCTATTTAAATAAGTTAAACCCAAACAAAACTTATTCCTTTTTATATATTGATTTAGATGGCTTTAAATCGGTTAATGACAAACTAGGTCATCATCATGGAGATGTTCTCTTGCAACTTGTGGCAAATCGATTGAAAAAATCAATTAGAGAAAATGAACACGTATTCCGTTTAGGTGGAGACGAATTTGTTACAATCATTGAAACAAATAACGCACAGGAACACTCGCATACCGTTGGCAACCGTATTATTCAATCTTTAAACGAGCCGTTTACAATAGAAGGTAGTAAGGTTCAGATTGGATGCAGCATCGGCTGTGCATTTTACCCAATAGATGATATAGATCCACACCAAGTGTTACGCTATGCTGACGAGGCGCTATATCGGTCAAAGGATACAGGTAAAAATAAAATCTCTTTCTATATCAGCTAA
- a CDS encoding two-component sensor histidine kinase — protein MLAEKLLLHVLIILSPVLIHYVFFEDRGLKKSPYIIGILHGSASFLCMIFANYSYGLYWDLRYTPLVLAFLYGGPISGCIVLLFIFATRTLIGGDIILFGYLSAFFAAIVPLLFSRGFLLIKPKKRVASAVLIGFWPAVIQLGILIAYLMTVELKNIDRQEMLMYISLFGIIQLVAIGFAATLYEAMLEKQQMKEEISRNERLSTLGELAASIAHEVRNPLTVVKGFLQLMRENNKDQGPNYLPLVLGEIDRAESIISDYLNFAKPQLERIETFCLSDVLHENVALLAPFANKQGVELYGVIEDGIWLETDKNKFKQALINFIKNAIEASGDNGKVSVTLSKTISSLSLVVKDNGKGMTKEQIDRIGTLYYTTKEKGTGLGTTVSIRIIEAMNGNVHYRSKVGEGTEVMISLPFNGLNN, from the coding sequence ATGCTTGCTGAGAAATTACTGTTGCATGTATTGATTATCTTATCACCTGTGCTTATTCATTATGTGTTTTTCGAAGATAGAGGATTGAAGAAATCGCCTTATATTATCGGTATACTTCATGGTTCAGCAAGCTTTTTGTGTATGATATTTGCGAATTACAGCTACGGACTATACTGGGATTTAAGGTATACACCATTAGTTCTGGCCTTTCTTTATGGTGGCCCAATTTCAGGATGTATCGTATTACTATTCATCTTTGCAACAAGAACCTTAATAGGTGGAGACATCATCTTGTTTGGTTATCTGAGTGCATTTTTTGCAGCAATCGTTCCATTGTTATTTTCTAGAGGCTTTTTATTAATCAAACCAAAAAAACGAGTTGCAAGTGCGGTTTTAATCGGATTCTGGCCAGCCGTTATCCAGCTTGGAATATTAATAGCTTATCTCATGACAGTGGAGTTGAAAAATATAGACAGACAAGAAATGTTAATGTACATCTCTCTTTTTGGAATCATTCAATTAGTAGCAATTGGGTTTGCAGCAACGTTGTATGAAGCGATGCTGGAGAAACAGCAAATGAAAGAAGAAATTTCCAGAAATGAAAGACTGAGTACATTAGGAGAGCTTGCAGCTTCTATTGCTCACGAAGTCAGGAATCCACTGACTGTTGTAAAAGGCTTCTTACAATTAATGAGAGAAAATAACAAGGACCAAGGACCCAACTATTTACCATTAGTTTTAGGAGAGATAGATCGAGCAGAATCTATTATTAGTGATTATTTAAATTTTGCTAAGCCCCAATTAGAAAGAATAGAAACGTTTTGCCTATCAGACGTACTCCATGAAAATGTAGCGTTGTTAGCTCCATTTGCCAATAAGCAGGGAGTTGAGCTTTATGGTGTAATCGAGGATGGGATTTGGTTAGAAACGGATAAAAATAAATTTAAGCAAGCACTTATCAATTTTATAAAAAATGCAATCGAAGCATCCGGTGATAATGGAAAGGTTTCTGTTACCTTGTCAAAAACCATTTCTTCACTATCTCTTGTTGTTAAGGACAATGGAAAAGGAATGACAAAGGAACAAATAGACCGTATCGGAACTTTGTATTATACAACGAAAGAAAAAGGGACAGGTTTAGGAACTACAGTATCTATTCGAATTATTGAAGCGATGAATGGAAATGTCCATTATAGAAGTAAGGTAGGAGAAGGAACTGAGGTAATGATATCACTACCTTTCAATGGATTGAATAACTAA
- a CDS encoding fatty acid hydroxylase, whose product MMGKYMKEFFSIHDIWILSSLIVIATISVLPQLDRWAIWISFVIGVGLYIVSEYMTHRFIFHMKAPKNKSLLKFMKRIHYDHHEEPGDLKLLFLPIWYSLPQLVVVTLAVFLYTKDIFIALAVFAGTASTILYYEWTHYVAHRPYQPKTRWGKYMKKLHILHHFKNENYWYGVTNPSMDYLFGTMKDGKDVSKSETAKKLTL is encoded by the coding sequence ATGATGGGAAAGTATATGAAGGAGTTCTTCTCAATTCATGATATATGGATTTTAAGTTCTCTAATAGTGATTGCTACTATTTCAGTTCTACCACAATTAGATAGATGGGCGATTTGGATTTCGTTCGTCATTGGTGTTGGTCTTTATATTGTGAGTGAATATATGACTCACCGTTTTATCTTCCATATGAAGGCTCCTAAAAATAAATCATTATTAAAATTTATGAAGAGAATCCACTATGACCATCATGAGGAACCAGGTGACCTAAAGTTATTATTTTTGCCGATATGGTATAGTCTACCGCAGTTAGTGGTGGTTACACTCGCTGTTTTCCTTTATACAAAAGATATCTTCATTGCACTCGCTGTATTTGCAGGTACGGCATCCACTATTTTATATTATGAATGGACGCATTATGTGGCACATCGTCCATATCAGCCGAAAACAAGATGGGGTAAATATATGAAAAAGCTTCATATCTTACACCACTTTAAAAACGAAAACTATTGGTATGGTGTGACAAACCCCTCGATGGACTATTTATTTGGTACAATGAAAGATGGGAAAGATGTAAGTAAAAGTGAAACGGCCAAAAAGCTTACATTGTAA
- the proC gene encoding pyrroline-5-carboxylate reductase yields the protein MEKKIGFIGCGKMAQAMIAGMINSGVVNPQDIMASAKTLSTLTGVNNNFSIQTTLNNQEVAQFSSYLFLAVKPNLYSEVIQEIRNDVWDNTIIITIAAGIDLDYMEREFGKKVKVVRTMPNTPSLVGEGMSAICHNQYVTEEEMSYVTKLFSSFGKCEQVPETMMDSIPAISGSSPAYVYLMIEALADGGVRQGIAREQAYRLAAQAVLGAAKMVLETGIHPAELKDQVCTPGGATIEAIAALEEHGFRHSIQEAMKKCTDKAVSLAKK from the coding sequence TTGGAAAAGAAAATAGGATTTATCGGTTGTGGAAAAATGGCACAAGCAATGATTGCAGGAATGATTAACTCAGGTGTTGTGAATCCCCAAGACATCATGGCAAGTGCGAAGACACTTTCAACATTAACGGGTGTTAACAATAACTTTTCAATCCAGACAACACTAAACAATCAAGAGGTTGCACAATTTTCGAGCTATTTATTTCTAGCTGTAAAACCGAACCTTTACAGTGAAGTCATTCAGGAAATAAGAAATGATGTGTGGGATAATACAATTATTATCACAATCGCAGCTGGAATTGACCTGGATTATATGGAAAGAGAATTTGGTAAGAAGGTGAAAGTTGTAAGAACAATGCCGAATACTCCATCTCTAGTTGGCGAAGGTATGAGCGCGATTTGTCATAATCAATATGTAACAGAAGAAGAGATGAGTTATGTGACAAAACTGTTCAGCAGCTTTGGGAAATGTGAGCAAGTACCAGAGACTATGATGGATTCCATTCCAGCAATCAGTGGTTCTTCTCCGGCGTATGTTTACTTAATGATAGAAGCTTTAGCAGATGGTGGAGTCAGACAGGGAATTGCAAGAGAACAAGCGTATCGCTTGGCGGCCCAAGCTGTTTTAGGAGCCGCTAAGATGGTCCTAGAAACGGGAATTCACCCGGCTGAGTTGAAGGATCAGGTTTGTACACCAGGTGGAGCAACGATTGAAGCAATTGCCGCACTAGAAGAACATGGATTTAGACATTCCATACAAGAAGCAATGAAAAAATGTACGGACAAAGCTGTATCATTAGCAAAAAAATAA
- a CDS encoding dihydroorotate dehydrogenase: MPDWSYHTLFRPILHRLPPRASREFIHRSMNTLSSVPGGGKVIDFLGHLNPSSTHTKTLFNVEFQSSIGLCGKIDPELTGLQAFQNLGFGFIEIGPVSTEEAPIQTIQLQNEQVQVSNKHSIHVNTVLKQLHLLKKKKLPFLFNLAGSSIEELTDLIRKLHAYADIVSIPHDSIKSKKDMKTLRDCLKHTAILLTISANDVKNERTIEQLLSFDPDGIMLDESTHSPSTEEHHQNLVHAIKLIRGQEESLPIVTVGGIKEPNDGLSLSHAGVALSLLSYEYVFSGPGLPKRINELLAPKNTTIIQGWIWYWLFGLSIMIGGFIALLFSMTWIILPYDESFLGINRFAILSYNPLLLNFMAHDRMTLAGTMISGGVIYMQLAKHGVQFGLHWARKSINIGGITGFFGILLFIGYGYFDWLHALFWIILLPLFIRGFVTTKGAIHSPRSVNRYNHRNWKRSLIGQLMFIILGFSLLIGGVVISFLGTTSVFVPTDLLYICLSPEMMNEFNNRLIPLIAHDRAGFGSALLSVGLLVLTLSLWGFREGDRFVWWTLTLGAIPAFLSGIATHFVIGYTTFIHLLPAYFALLLYVVGVILSAPYLLKKYS; the protein is encoded by the coding sequence ATGCCGGATTGGTCGTATCATACGTTGTTTAGACCGATATTGCATCGTCTTCCCCCAAGGGCTAGCCGCGAATTTATTCATCGTAGCATGAATACCTTATCGTCTGTACCTGGTGGTGGGAAAGTAATTGACTTTCTCGGTCATTTGAACCCTTCTTCTACACATACTAAAACGCTATTTAATGTTGAATTTCAATCAAGTATTGGGTTATGTGGAAAAATTGATCCTGAACTTACAGGGTTACAAGCTTTTCAAAATCTGGGATTTGGATTTATTGAAATTGGTCCTGTCTCAACGGAAGAAGCACCTATTCAAACGATACAACTACAAAATGAGCAGGTTCAGGTTTCGAATAAGCATTCCATACATGTGAATACTGTGTTGAAACAACTTCACTTATTAAAAAAGAAGAAGCTGCCATTCTTATTTAATTTGGCAGGCAGTTCGATTGAGGAGTTAACTGACCTTATACGAAAACTTCACGCATACGCAGATATCGTTTCTATTCCTCATGACTCTATTAAGAGCAAAAAGGATATGAAGACATTACGAGATTGCTTAAAGCATACAGCCATACTTCTTACAATCTCGGCAAATGATGTGAAAAATGAGAGAACAATAGAACAACTCCTATCCTTTGATCCAGATGGCATTATGCTGGATGAAAGTACTCACTCTCCATCTACTGAAGAACATCACCAGAATCTTGTGCACGCTATTAAGTTAATAAGAGGTCAGGAAGAGTCACTTCCAATTGTGACTGTTGGCGGGATTAAGGAACCAAATGATGGGCTTTCATTGAGTCATGCAGGCGTTGCACTTTCACTATTAAGCTATGAATATGTCTTTTCTGGACCAGGACTTCCTAAACGGATAAATGAATTGCTAGCTCCTAAGAATACCACCATCATACAAGGTTGGATATGGTATTGGTTATTTGGATTGTCCATAATGATTGGCGGTTTCATAGCATTATTGTTTAGCATGACGTGGATTATATTACCTTATGATGAGTCATTTCTTGGAATCAATCGATTTGCTATTCTAAGCTATAACCCCCTACTATTAAACTTCATGGCACATGACCGGATGACACTTGCCGGCACGATGATTTCAGGTGGGGTTATTTACATGCAGCTGGCAAAGCATGGAGTACAATTTGGGTTACATTGGGCAAGAAAGTCCATTAACATTGGAGGAATCACTGGATTTTTTGGAATTCTTCTATTTATTGGGTATGGATACTTTGATTGGTTGCATGCACTATTTTGGATTATTTTACTTCCTCTATTCATCAGGGGCTTTGTCACAACCAAAGGGGCAATTCATTCACCGAGAAGTGTAAACCGTTATAATCATAGAAATTGGAAACGAAGCTTAATCGGTCAGCTTATGTTTATCATCTTAGGATTTTCATTACTAATAGGCGGGGTAGTCATTTCCTTTTTAGGTACAACGTCTGTATTTGTTCCGACTGATTTGTTATATATTTGTTTATCTCCTGAGATGATGAATGAATTTAATAATCGCCTCATTCCACTTATTGCACATGACCGGGCAGGATTTGGAAGTGCATTACTTAGTGTGGGGTTGTTAGTGTTAACATTATCTTTATGGGGTTTTCGCGAGGGAGACCGCTTTGTATGGTGGACATTAACATTAGGTGCAATTCCTGCATTTTTATCAGGTATCGCAACACATTTTGTAATCGGTTATACGACATTTATACACCTTTTACCGGCATATTTTGCTTTATTGCTTTATGTAGTTGGCGTGATTCTTTCTGCGCCATACTTACTGAAAAAATATAGCTAG
- a CDS encoding efflux RND transporter permease subunit, translated as MSWFTKWSFRNKAAVTILSLIVLVMGIVSYLKLPMEFLPEADQPFISVVAIGQGMDSNSMEKQVTTPIEKSLSSLDGKRNILSTTGDGYTKIDIHLEPKTDMKEAKQSISDAINTLPLPPTVMKPNIVQLNTSMIPLSYVALTFEDGITPANLKFAEEEVIPYFKDIKGVADIQTFGSVPSYVSVTLDEEKMNAEQIPLQSVMTVLQGQNLTTSIGEKTIEGKKSNLKVIGDVSNVDQLKNIQLAPSVTLGDISTLEVKKPEGNMTRVNGKDGLLLIVTKDGNSNAVTISHEVQKQVKAVNKEFKNVETNVIMSTADMVETSVKSMMKEVLLGALFATIVIMVFLRNLKSTLITIVSIPLSLGFTLFLLSKSGVTLNILTLGGVAVAVGRLVDDSIVVIENIFRKSQNEKLTISLVIEATKEVGTAITSSTLTTVAVFLPMGLLNGSLQEFLLPFALTITYSLIASLLVALTVVPLMSASLLKNTKLKEHKPSVRFSKFLTWSLNHKWVVLLVAFGMFAGSIGMYVALPKGAIDNGNADFVDVTLTYPNETPLSEVREGTTELEKAILEQKGIKYTYTQLGNTEDSTKYGNVTSPTQSTVMTILEEDTDIDAFIKTIESQKGEFGSGKLNASAGTLMGGYQTSITIDVLGDDVEQLASVATNVKKEIEDIKGIESVSTNQEEKKSVYNLVVNPSESKAETVAGQMAVMLNPTPIGEITLEDQQAKVIVEPLMNPTSEKEINDIPIMTEQGLVPVSTVAKLEKEEKPTNVFHKDGDQYIRVTAVVDPSQLSVIAGEINKKIYGEMPGEKNAMKLPEDVEVLVGGASVDQASDFNALFMTMLASIGIVFLIMVITFKTVRAPIAILCSLPLAAIGAILGLLISGITVDITAMLGALMLIGIVVTNAIVLLDRVKQNENSMIIRDALVEAATTRMRPILMTAVATICAMLPLLFKEAESGNLVSASLAIVVIGGLGVATLLTLVVIPVVYELLYFKKSKRQRKKSSVDSALSA; from the coding sequence ATGTCATGGTTTACAAAATGGTCATTTAGAAACAAAGCAGCTGTAACAATACTGTCCCTAATTGTATTAGTAATGGGGATTGTTAGTTATCTGAAGCTACCAATGGAATTTTTACCAGAAGCTGATCAACCCTTTATCTCGGTTGTTGCAATTGGTCAAGGAATGGATTCCAATTCAATGGAGAAGCAAGTCACAACTCCAATTGAAAAATCACTAAGTAGTCTAGACGGAAAACGTAACATCTTATCTACGACAGGTGATGGATATACGAAAATTGATATACATCTTGAGCCAAAAACAGATATGAAAGAAGCCAAACAGTCAATTTCAGATGCAATTAATACGCTTCCTCTTCCACCTACTGTAATGAAACCAAATATCGTTCAATTAAATACATCCATGATTCCACTTTCATATGTTGCACTTACCTTTGAGGATGGAATAACACCTGCAAATCTAAAATTTGCCGAAGAAGAAGTAATTCCATATTTTAAGGACATAAAAGGGGTTGCAGACATCCAAACATTCGGATCAGTTCCTTCATATGTTTCGGTAACGTTGGATGAAGAAAAAATGAACGCAGAGCAAATTCCGCTCCAAAGTGTTATGACTGTGCTTCAGGGACAAAATTTAACAACTTCTATTGGTGAAAAAACAATAGAAGGAAAAAAAAGTAACCTTAAGGTCATTGGTGATGTTAGTAACGTAGATCAACTTAAAAACATACAACTAGCACCTTCTGTTACCCTTGGAGATATCAGTACATTAGAAGTGAAAAAGCCCGAAGGAAATATGACTAGAGTAAACGGAAAAGACGGTTTGCTTCTAATTGTTACGAAAGATGGTAATTCAAATGCTGTAACAATCAGTCATGAAGTTCAAAAACAAGTAAAGGCAGTAAATAAAGAATTCAAAAATGTAGAAACAAATGTTATCATGTCAACTGCTGATATGGTTGAAACCTCTGTTAAAAGTATGATGAAGGAAGTATTATTGGGAGCATTATTTGCAACCATTGTCATTATGGTATTTTTACGAAATTTAAAATCGACCTTGATTACTATTGTCTCAATTCCACTATCATTAGGGTTCACTCTCTTCCTATTGTCTAAGTCAGGTGTAACGTTAAACATTCTGACATTAGGTGGTGTGGCAGTTGCTGTAGGCCGATTGGTTGATGACAGTATTGTTGTCATTGAAAATATTTTCCGTAAATCTCAGAACGAGAAGTTAACCATATCTCTTGTTATAGAAGCAACAAAAGAGGTTGGAACTGCCATTACGTCTTCAACACTAACGACTGTTGCTGTATTCCTGCCAATGGGTTTACTTAATGGTAGTTTACAAGAATTCCTTCTGCCATTTGCCTTAACTATTACATATTCTCTAATAGCTTCGTTACTTGTTGCGTTAACAGTTGTTCCGTTAATGAGTGCTAGTCTACTAAAGAATACGAAACTAAAGGAACATAAACCATCCGTACGCTTTAGTAAATTCCTAACTTGGTCGCTAAATCATAAATGGGTTGTGTTACTAGTAGCGTTTGGTATGTTTGCTGGTTCAATTGGAATGTATGTAGCCTTACCAAAGGGCGCAATTGATAATGGAAATGCTGACTTTGTTGATGTAACGTTAACATATCCGAATGAAACTCCTCTTTCTGAAGTTAGAGAAGGAACGACCGAATTAGAGAAAGCAATTTTAGAGCAAAAAGGCATTAAATACACATATACACAGCTAGGTAATACAGAGGACTCTACGAAGTACGGAAATGTGACTTCTCCTACACAGTCAACCGTTATGACAATTCTAGAGGAAGATACAGACATTGACGCGTTTATTAAAACAATTGAGTCTCAAAAGGGTGAGTTTGGCTCTGGTAAGTTGAATGCATCTGCAGGTACGCTAATGGGTGGCTACCAAACATCCATAACGATTGATGTGCTTGGTGATGATGTTGAACAACTAGCATCAGTCGCAACGAATGTAAAGAAAGAAATAGAGGATATTAAAGGAATTGAGTCAGTCTCAACCAACCAAGAAGAAAAAAAATCAGTTTATAATTTAGTCGTGAATCCATCAGAATCCAAAGCTGAAACAGTTGCAGGGCAAATGGCTGTCATGTTGAATCCTACTCCTATTGGAGAAATCACACTGGAAGACCAACAAGCTAAGGTTATCGTTGAGCCGCTGATGAATCCAACATCAGAAAAAGAAATTAACGATATTCCAATTATGACTGAACAAGGTTTAGTACCTGTATCCACCGTTGCAAAGCTTGAAAAAGAAGAAAAACCTACAAATGTATTCCATAAAGATGGTGACCAATATATACGAGTTACCGCAGTTGTAGACCCTAGTCAGCTATCTGTTATTGCGGGTGAGATAAACAAAAAGATTTATGGAGAAATGCCTGGCGAAAAAAATGCAATGAAGCTTCCTGAAGATGTAGAGGTATTGGTTGGTGGAGCCAGTGTTGACCAAGCCAGTGACTTCAACGCATTGTTTATGACAATGCTTGCCTCAATCGGGATTGTTTTCTTAATTATGGTTATCACCTTTAAGACTGTTCGTGCTCCAATTGCTATCTTATGTTCACTGCCACTAGCTGCAATTGGCGCGATTTTGGGACTTCTCATTAGTGGTATTACTGTTGATATTACGGCTATGCTCGGTGCATTAATGCTCATCGGTATCGTTGTTACAAATGCAATCGTACTGTTAGATCGTGTAAAACAAAATGAAAATAGCATGATCATCCGTGATGCGCTTGTAGAGGCTGCAACAACACGCATGCGCCCTATCTTAATGACAGCTGTCGCAACGATTTGCGCAATGCTTCCACTTTTATTTAAAGAAGCGGAATCTGGAAATCTTGTATCAGCAAGTCTAGCAATCGTTGTAATTGGCGGTCTAGGTGTCGCAACATTATTAACGCTTGTTGTAATACCAGTAGTATACGAGCTTTTATATTTTAAGAAATCAAAGAGACAGAGAAAGAAATCATCAGTTGATTCTGCTTTATCTGCCTAA
- a CDS encoding aminopeptidase, translating to MKTDFQRNLEKYANLIVKFGVNVQKGQGLLIRSTIDAREFVRAMTKLAYEAGASEVVVEWEDEQITYERYKNGADEVFTTFPKWKVDSVLHYYENNYALVYVDATDPDLLQDIEPGRISTWAKTRGTALRPTSKFIDSHKISWNIAAVPTKKWADKVFPNLNEVEREPALWNLIFQACRIDGFDDPIAEWNTHVDNLQERVEYLNDKKYKKLHYKNSKTNLTIELPKGHIWMGGSSRNEKGVMFTANIPTEEVWTVPYKYGVNGTVSNSKPFVYNGNVIDDFTLEFQEGKIVKVTAGKGEELLKGLVNTEENSMYLGEVALVDNTSIISQMNVLFFNTLFDENASCHLAIGNAYSSNFKGGESMDKDELEKNGINQSIVHEDFMIGTDDLLIQAETADGKLETIMNNGKWSI from the coding sequence ATGAAAACAGATTTTCAGAGAAACCTAGAAAAATACGCAAACCTTATTGTGAAATTCGGTGTGAATGTACAAAAAGGGCAAGGATTGTTAATTCGTTCTACAATTGACGCGAGGGAATTTGTGCGTGCGATGACGAAGCTTGCTTATGAGGCCGGGGCAAGTGAGGTTGTGGTAGAGTGGGAAGATGAACAAATTACATATGAGAGATACAAAAATGGAGCAGACGAAGTATTTACAACTTTTCCAAAATGGAAAGTAGATTCCGTCCTTCATTATTATGAAAATAATTATGCACTTGTATATGTAGATGCTACAGATCCTGATCTGTTGCAAGATATCGAACCTGGCAGAATCTCAACGTGGGCAAAGACGAGAGGAACCGCTCTCAGACCGACTTCTAAATTCATCGACTCACATAAAATTAGCTGGAACATAGCTGCAGTGCCGACAAAAAAGTGGGCGGATAAAGTGTTTCCGAATTTGAATGAAGTTGAAAGAGAACCTGCGTTATGGAACTTAATTTTCCAGGCATGCCGAATTGATGGTTTTGACGATCCGATTGCAGAGTGGAATACACATGTAGACAACTTACAAGAACGTGTGGAGTATTTAAATGATAAAAAATATAAAAAACTTCATTATAAAAACAGTAAAACCAACCTTACAATTGAGTTACCAAAAGGGCATATCTGGATGGGAGGAAGCAGCAGAAACGAAAAAGGAGTCATGTTTACTGCAAACATTCCAACTGAAGAGGTTTGGACAGTTCCTTATAAATATGGTGTAAACGGTACTGTTAGTAATTCAAAGCCTTTTGTATATAATGGCAATGTAATTGATGATTTTACACTTGAGTTTCAAGAAGGAAAGATTGTGAAAGTAACGGCCGGTAAGGGCGAGGAACTTCTAAAAGGCTTAGTGAATACAGAAGAGAATTCTATGTATTTAGGAGAGGTAGCCTTAGTCGATAACACATCTATCATTTCACAAATGAATGTACTATTTTTTAATACATTATTTGATGAAAATGCTTCATGTCATCTGGCTATTGGTAATGCGTATTCGAGCAATTTCAAAGGCGGAGAATCAATGGATAAAGATGAACTTGAAAAGAATGGAATTAATCAAAGTATTGTCCATGAAGATTTCATGATTGGTACCGATGATTTACTGATTCAGGCAGAGACTGCTGACGGTAAACTAGAAACAATCATGAATAATGGAAAATGGAGCATCTAA